Proteins encoded in a region of the Sulfitobacter alexandrii genome:
- a CDS encoding tyrosine-protein phosphatase, whose translation MTQMTRHLPVRGAYNIRDLGGYTTASGGTIPWRRFLRADSLHRIDPSEITRLHDEGLRMVIDLRTEDEVTTAPNPFAAFADVHFANMPLFDDLSPEALSLAAVEEAHPLEAFYLAALETRAGAIRDILSAMAGVQEGAVLFNCTAGKDRTGIVAALLLGIADVDRDQIIADYTLTADFIPDLVAEFLDLSRERGGDVESYARLLESPAPAIAATLDHIDNRYGSVNGYLQHIGLPPADLRQLFRRLTEN comes from the coding sequence ATGACGCAGATGACCCGACACCTGCCCGTCAGGGGCGCCTACAATATCCGCGACCTCGGCGGCTACACCACCGCCTCCGGCGGCACGATCCCGTGGCGCCGTTTCCTGCGCGCCGACAGCCTCCACCGCATCGACCCGTCCGAGATCACCCGCCTCCACGACGAGGGCCTCCGCATGGTGATCGACCTGCGGACGGAAGACGAGGTGACAACCGCTCCCAACCCCTTCGCGGCCTTCGCCGACGTGCACTTCGCCAACATGCCGTTGTTCGACGATCTTTCGCCCGAGGCGCTGTCCCTCGCCGCCGTCGAAGAAGCGCACCCGCTGGAGGCATTCTATCTCGCCGCGCTGGAAACCCGCGCCGGGGCGATCCGCGACATCCTCTCGGCCATGGCCGGGGTGCAGGAGGGCGCGGTGCTGTTCAACTGCACGGCGGGCAAGGACCGGACCGGCATCGTCGCGGCGCTGCTTCTGGGGATCGCCGATGTGGATCGCGACCAGATCATCGCCGATTACACGCTGACCGCCGATTTCATTCCCGACCTCGTGGCGGAGTTTCTCGATCTTTCCCGCGAGCGGGGCGGCGACGTGGAAAGCTACGCCCGCCTGCTGGAGAGCCCGGCGCCGGCCATCGCCGCCACGCTCGACCACATCGACAACCGCTATGGCAGCGTCAACGGCTACCTGCAGCATATCGGCCTGCCGCCCGCGGACCTGCGACAGCTTTTTAGGCGCCTGACGGAAAATTGA
- a CDS encoding efflux RND transporter periplasmic adaptor subunit, with the protein MAAIPPMKALQQLVLFVLVLCAGLYVWIAYVPAARPLLERTGIPDLLGIQFPQAEAAQAPGRQWGGGGPSKVMVAPVGETAIADRITAIGDGRARRAVTVRANAGGIITELNLQPGARVEAGSVIARLQDEEEAIALEQAQINLEEAQREETRIKQLSSTGAVTEVRLRATEVALRSAELAVRQAEFDLSQRQIVAPISGRVGITDIEVGDRVNAQDIVATITDRSDILIDFRVPERVVSKIRIGQEITIMPLGLRETVMTGEVAAIDTVVDRTSRTLLVQGRVANTDDTLRVGMAFSVAMTFPGETFLSIPPLSLQWSSEGPFVWAVRDGKAARADVTIAQRNSDSVLIRAEGLKPGETVVTEGVQTLREGAEVAPVNAEGATAARTDKATL; encoded by the coding sequence ATGGCGGCGATCCCACCGATGAAGGCCCTGCAGCAACTTGTCCTGTTCGTGCTCGTGCTTTGCGCGGGTCTGTATGTCTGGATCGCCTACGTTCCCGCGGCGCGCCCGCTGCTTGAAAGGACGGGCATTCCCGATCTGCTGGGCATCCAGTTTCCGCAGGCCGAAGCGGCACAGGCACCGGGGCGGCAATGGGGCGGCGGTGGCCCGTCCAAGGTCATGGTGGCCCCGGTGGGCGAAACCGCCATCGCGGACCGCATCACCGCCATCGGCGACGGCCGGGCAAGACGTGCCGTCACCGTGCGCGCCAACGCGGGCGGCATCATCACCGAGCTGAACCTTCAGCCCGGCGCGCGGGTCGAGGCCGGCAGCGTCATCGCCCGGCTTCAGGACGAAGAGGAAGCGATCGCCCTCGAACAGGCGCAGATCAACCTCGAAGAAGCGCAGCGCGAGGAAACCCGCATCAAGCAGCTCTCGTCGACCGGCGCCGTCACCGAAGTGCGCCTGCGCGCGACCGAGGTGGCCCTGCGCAGCGCGGAACTGGCGGTGCGCCAAGCGGAATTCGACCTGTCCCAACGCCAGATCGTCGCGCCGATCTCCGGCCGGGTCGGCATCACCGACATCGAGGTCGGAGACCGCGTGAATGCACAAGATATCGTGGCCACCATCACGGACCGCAGCGATATATTGATCGACTTTCGAGTCCCCGAACGGGTCGTCAGCAAGATCCGGATCGGTCAGGAGATCACGATCATGCCCCTCGGCCTGCGCGAAACCGTGATGACGGGCGAAGTCGCCGCCATCGATACGGTGGTGGATCGCACCAGCCGGACCCTGCTGGTGCAGGGCCGCGTCGCCAACACCGACGACACCCTGCGCGTCGGCATGGCGTTCTCCGTCGCGATGACCTTCCCCGGCGAAACCTTCCTGTCGATTCCCCCGCTGTCGTTGCAATGGTCCAGCGAAGGCCCCTTCGTCTGGGCAGTGCGCGATGGCAAGGCCGCCCGCGCGGACGTCACCATCGCGCAGCGCAACAGCGATTCCGTCCTGATCCGCGCCGAGGGGCTGAAACCGGGCGAAACCGTGGTGACCGAAGGGGTCCAGACCCTCCGCGAGGGCGCCGAGGTCGCTCCCGTGAATGCCGAGGGAGCCACCGCCGCCCGCACCGACAAGGCCACGCTGTGA